The following nucleotide sequence is from Thermostaphylospora chromogena.
AGGCGCGGCAGCCGCCGCCTGGGCTGCGCCTCGGTTGCGCGGATCTCGGACATCACGAACTCCTTCAGGATCCGGTGTCGGCCGCTCGGGAGTTCCGGCTCTGCGGGGAGCGGCAGCAACCTGGCCAGCTCTTCGCGTTCATCCGGGTTCATCAGCACTCCTCCCTCACGGGCTGGACCGCGGTGCCGCGGTCGCCCATTACCTGTCGCCGTCCCGCGGAGCGTTGCCGTTCCGCCACGAGTTTTTCGAGCCTTTTGCGCGCCCGGGACAGGCGTGACCTGACGGTTCCCGGTGCGACCCCCAGCGCCTGGGCCGCCTCGGCGTGATCGAGGCCGGCCCAGACGCAGAGCGCGAACACCTCCCGCTCGGTACGGCGCAGCGAGCCGAACACCTTCCGGATCGCGTCCAGCCGTTCGGCGGCTTCGACACGGTCGACGACCTCTTCGGTGAAGTCGGGCGCGGCCTCGCCCCGGGGCATCCTGGCGAGCGCGTTCTCGTACCGGCGGGAGGCGCGGCGGACGTTGCGGGCCACGTTCGTCGCGATCCCCAGCACCCATGGCCGCAGGGAGCCGCCGTCGGCGTCGATCCTGTGCCGTAGCCGCCAGGCTTCGAGGAAGGTCAGGGAGACCACGTCCTCGGCGGTCGACCAGCTTCCGGTCAGCCAGAGGGCGTGGCTGTACACCGGCCGAGCCATCTCGTCGAAGAGAGCCTCGAACGCCGCCTCATCACCGTCGCGTATCCGGGCACGCAATGACATGTCCACACATGAGAACTGTCCGCGCGGCCCTCACCGTTCCGAACGGGTCTTCAGGGCCGGATCTCGTAGGCGACGGTGAACGCGGTCTGGCCGACCGCCGGAAGCGGGTGAAGCCCGCCTCGGTCGCCGGCTCGCGGATCGCGGCCTCACCGGCCTGCGCGCCCAGCGCATCGCCTCCCCGCGACAGGGCGTTGGGCACGCACAGGAACGTGGAGGCGCTGTAGAACAGGCGCCCCACCGGGGTGAAGTTCTCCTCGACCCGGTCGGAGGCGAACGGTTCCACCAGCAACCACGTGCCGTCGGGGGCCGGCGCCTCCCGCACCCGCCGGGCGGCTCCGAGCGGATCGCCCATGTCGTGCAGGCAGTCGAACATCGTCACCGTGCCGACCTCGTTTCCACGGTCCTCGCGCATCTCGCCCTCCGGGTTCCGACGCCTCAAGCCTCGGGCCCCGGGGTCGCACCGCTCTGTCACGGCGCTGTCCGGTGCGGCGGGAACAGGAGGGTCAGTATCGATCTCCGGTATGCCGGGCCTACCTTTGCGGCGTTCGGTTACCGGACTGCCATGGTGCGGATCGGCTACACCCTGATGACCGAGCAGACTCCGGCACGGCAGCTCGTGGACTGCGCGGCCGCCGCGGAACAGGCGGGCTTCGACTACGCCGTCATCTCCGATCACTACTTCCCGTGGTTGGAGGAGATGGGCCACTCGCCCTACGCGTGGTCGGTCTTGGGAGCGGTCGCCAACGCGACCCGGCGACTGCCGCTCATGACGTACGTGACCTGCCCGATCATGCGCTACCACCCGGCCGTGGTGGCGCAGAAGGCCGCCACCGTGGGGGTTCTCAGCCAGGGGCGCTTCACCCTCGGGCTGGGGGCGGGCGAGAACCTGAACGAGCACGTCATCGGGGAGGGCTGGCCTCCGGTCGACACCAGGCACCGGATGTTCGCCGAGGCCATCGAGATCATCAAGCGGCTGTTCAGCGGCGACTACGTCACCTTCCACGGCGAGTTCTTCACCGTGGACTCGGCCAAGCTGTACGACCTGCCGGACGAACGGATCGCGATCGGCATCGCGGCCTCCGGCGGCCGCTCCGCGGCGCTGGCGGCGGAGCACGGCGACGCGCTGATCGTCAACGAGCCGATGCCGGACGTGGTCGCGCGGTTCAACGCGGGCGGAGAGCGGGGCAGGCCCGTCTACGGCCAGCTTCCCCTCGCCTACGACACCGACCCCGACCGGGCCAGGCAGCGGGCGCACCGGCTGTGGCGGTGGGCGGCGGTCGGCGGCTGGAAGGTCATGGCGGAGCTTCCCGGACCGGTGAACTTCGCGGCGGCCGCCACCACAGTCCGCCCCGAGGACGTGGCCCGGTCCGTGCCCTGCGGTGACGACGTGGAGGCGGTCGTGCGGGCGGTGCGGGAGTTCGCCGACGCGGGCCACACGCATGTCGCCCTGGTGCAGATCGGCGCCGACCACCAGCAGCCGTTCCTCGACTGGGCGGAGAAGGAGCTGCTGCCCGCGCTGCGTGAGCTGTAGCCGTACGGCGGGCCCGGGCCGCGGCCCGTGGGCGGCGGCCCGGGCGGGGCCGCCGGGGGTGGGTGACCGGTCAGTTGGGCGCGCGGACGCCGTCGGCCGGGTCGGCTCCGTAGTCCCTGGTGGCCCCCGGAGGTAGAGCCGGACGCCGGAGGTGTCACCGGAGAAGTACTGCCTGATGGAGCCGGGGAACGGCGTGGTGGAGACGTTGCCGCCGTACACGTCGGTGTAGACGGTCGTCGGGAAGAAGCTGATGCCGTTGTCGCCCCCGATCACGTAGGTGTTGTTCACCGTCAGGACCTTGTGCCCGACGTGGTCCTCGTGGCGGTGGCTGTGGTCGGGGGCGCTTTCGGCCAGCACCTACGGGGTTGCTGCCGGTCCAGGATCCGTTGAAGCCGAACGACACCGACGCGCCGGTGGCGATGTCGGCGTTGTGACCGGCGTTGCGGACGGTGACCTTGGTCGCCGCTCTGCGACGCGGTGGCGTTCCAGGCCTGGGTGATCCGCTGACCGGCGGAGAACCTCCAGGTCAGCGTCCATGAGCTGAGGGGTCGCCGATGTTGGTGATGGTCACGTTCCCGGTGAAGCCGCCTTGCCACTGCGAGGTGATCGAGTATGTGACGCCGCATCCGGCGGCGGCCTGAGCCGCGGGAGCGGCGGCGACTCCGGTCAGGGCGGTCGCGGCGGTTAAGCGGGCCGCTGCTCCCGGCCAGAGGCGAGACCGGTGACGACGTAAGCGCATGGGCGGTCCTCCAACCGGTGGTTACGTCCTCACGCGTACAGGAGCATTTCAAATGATGATGTGCGGGTTTTCCTGCGACAACGGCATACTTGATCGACGTTTTCGAGCTGCGCAGCCCCGCAAGACCACCTGAAACTTTCGAAATTAGCCGATAATCACTGGCCGGTTCATGCCTGGAGACGGGGAAACGGCGCGACCGAAGAACCGGGGACGCCCCGAGCGCGGGGACGACCGAGACGGCGGAGCCTTCCCAGCCGTCCCGCGCAGACCGCGCCCGAGGACGGTTCGAGGACGGTTCGAGGACCGCCGCGACTAGCGTCTGCTAGCGCTTCTGCCGCGCATGTTCGAGAAGGGGGCGTGATGCAATCGCGCGGAGGCGCCGCCATCCCCGGACCGGCCGAGGTCTTCATCGTCGTCACCGACGGGGTCCGCTCGCTGGACGTGGCCGGTCCGATGGACGTGTTCGAAGGGGCGACGCGGGTGACGGCGGGCGGTTATCGCGTACGGCTCGCCTCTTTCGGCGGGGAGGACGTCCGCACGTCCTGCGGGGTACGGCTGGGCGTGGACGTCGACCTGGCGGACATACGGCACCGCTTCGACACGCTGCTGCTGATCGGCGGATCGGGTGCCGCGCCGGGCGGACCGCACCGCGAGCTTGATCGGATCGGCCGGATACGGCGCCTGGCCGCGCTGGCCCGGCGGGTCGCCTCGATCGACGCGGGGTCCTTCTTCCGCAAGAGGACTTCGCCGCCGGACGGGCGGATCGCGGAACCGGCCGGCCCGCGGCGGGTGATCACGGTGGTGCCGCACGCGATCCGCGGCGGCGACCGGGTGCGGACTTCGGAGGGGATCGTCTCGGCCGTCGATCTCGCGCTCACCTTCGTCGCGGACGACCACGGCGAAGAGGTGGCCCACCGGGTGGCGAAGTGGCTCGTGCGCCGCCTCGACGGCCGGCCCGACAGTGTCGCGCGCCTGCCGCGCCTGCCGCGTGATCCGGCGCTGCGGAGCCTGCTCGACGAGATCGTGAACCGTCCCGGAGGCGACTTCACCGTGTCCGCCATGGCGGACCGTCTGTCGCTGAGCGTGCGGCACTTCAGCCGCAGGTTCACCAGCGAGGTCGGCATGAGCCCGGGGCGGTTCGTGGAGCGCGCGCGGGTCGAGGCGGCGCGGGCGGCCATCGAGGAGGGCAGGGAACCGCTGGACGTGATCGCCCGTCGTCACGGTTTCGGTACGAGCGAGACCATGCGACGGTCGTTCCTCCGCCTGCTCGGCATGCCACCGAGCGCCTACCGCGTGCGTGACGAGGCTCCGCTGATGGTGGACAAGCCGGTCCGCACGTGAACGACGCGGGGCGCCGCACCGTCGCCCGGAGCGAGCCGGTCGGCGCGTGAGAGGGCGCGGCCCGCCGCGACGCCGCATCCTCCGGTTCGCCGATGTGCGCGGCGCGGCGCCGTGCTCACCCCTCCCCGGCCCGGAAGACCGCGGGTGCCCGGACGACCGGTCGGTGATCTCCACCCGAGCGGGGACGGGGGTTAGCGTGGACCGGCGGAAGGCCGCCATCACACCGGCATATCAGGCATGCGGAGTGGCGTTCGTTGAGTGAGGTCCGGTTCGGCATCCTCGGCCCGTTAGAGGTTCGGGTGGACGGGCGTCCGGTCAGGCTGCACGGCCCGCGCCAGGAGCGGGTGCTCGCGGCGCTGCTCCTGGACGCCGGCCAGGTGACGTCGATCGACCGCCTCGTCGACATCGTGTGGGACACGCCGCCCGCCTCGGCTCGGCGGCAGATACAGGATCTGGTGGCCCGGCTGCGCCGCACGCTCGTCGCGGCCGGGGCGCCGGACGACGTGATCGTCACGCACCGGGGCGGCTACCTGCTGCGTCCCCCGGCGTTGGACTACACCGAGTTCGAGGAGACGGTCGCGGCGGCGCGCGGAGCCGTGTCGGTGGACGACGCGGCGGCCGTCGAGCTGTTCCGGCGGGCGCTGCGGCTGTGGCGGGGCGAGCCGCTCGCCGGCCTGAACTGTCCCGCGCTGGACGGCGCCGCCGCCGCCCTGCACGAGCGGCGGCTCGCCGTCGTGGAGGAGTGCGTGGAGGTGGAGCTGTCGCTCGGCCGCCACCACGAGCTGGTCGCGGAGCTGGTGGCGCTGGTCGAACGGCACCCGCTGCGGGAGACCCTGGTCGCCCTGCTGATGCGGGCGCTGGCCGCGGCGGGACGACCGGCCGACGCGTCGGAGACCTATCGACGGCTGCGTGAGCGGATCGCGGAGGAACTGGGAATCGATCCCGATCCCCGTCTGCGGCGGCTGCACGAGCAGATCCTGCGCACCGCGGCCGATGCGGATGCTCCCGGCCCGGCTTCGGACACCGCCCCGCTCGCGCCGACGACACCGCTGCCGATGGACGTGTACGGCTTCGCGGGACGGGAGCGGGAGCTCGCCTGGCTCGACGGTCTGCCGGCCCTGGCCGGCAGGCAGCCGACCGCGGTGATCGTCGCCGTCGTGTCGGGGGGCGCGGGGGTGGGCAAGACGACGCTCGCCGTGCACTGGGCCCACCGGGTGCGCGACCGGTTCCCCGACGGCTGTCTTTATGTGGACCTGCGGGGGTTCGGCCCGCACGGGGCGGCGGTGACGCCCGGTGCGGCGGTGCGCGGGTTCCTCGCCGCGCTCGGTGTCCCCCCGGGCCGGTTCCCGCCGACCGTGGACGCGCAGATCGCCCTCTACCGGAGCATGCTGGCCGGGCGCAGGGTCCTCCTCGTGCTGGACAACGCGCGGGACGCCGAGCAGGTCCGTCCGCTGCTGCCCGGCTCCCCCGGCTGCGTGGTGGTCGTGACCAGCCGCAGCCGCCTGCCGGGCCTGGTCGCCGGGGAGGGGGCGCGGCCGCTGCCGCTGGACCTGCCGAGCGTCGCCGAGGCGCGTGAGATGCTGGCCCGGCGGCTCGGCGCGGCTCGGGTCGACGCCGAGCCGGAGGCGACCGAAAAGATCATCGACGGGTGCGGGCGGCTGCCTCTCGCCCTGGCGGTCGCGGCGGCCCGCGCCGCGGTACGGCCGGACTTCCCGCTCGCCTCGGTGGCCGAGGAGGTCCGCGACGCCCGGCTGGACGCGCTCGACACCGGTGATCCCGCCACCCAGGTCCGCGCGGTGTTCTCCTGGTCGTACCGGACGTTGAGCGCGGAGGCGGCGCGACTGTTCCGGCTGCTGGGGGCGCTGCGCGGCCCCGCCATCGGACTGGCGGCGGTGACGAGCCTGGCCGGGCTGCCGAAGTCCACCACCCGTAGGCTGCTGGCCGAGCTCACCGACGCCAACCTGGTGACGGAGCCGACGCCCGGCAGGTACACGCTGCACGACCTGATGCGCGTCTACGCCGACGAGCTCGGCCGGGAATGCGACCCGCCGCGGGAGCGGGAGGCAGCGCTCCGCCGTCTCTTCGACCACTACCTGAACACCGCCGCCGAGAACTCCCTGCGGCTGGACCCGCACAGCTCCACCGCCGTCCACCGCCTGCCCGGCGGGGAGGCCGGGCCGGCCGTGCCGTCCGGCGCGGACGACGCGGCGGCCTGGTTCCGGGCCGAGCACGCCGCGCTGATCGCCGCCGTCGAGCACGCCGCCGCCTCGGGGTTCGACGACCACGCCTGGCGGCTCGCCCGGACGCTGATCACCTACCTGGACCAGCGGGGGCACTGGCACGACATGGTCACCGTGTTGACGCTGGCCGTGGAGGCCACGCGGCGGATGGGCGACGATCGCGGCCTGGCGGACGCACACCGCAGCCTGAGCTGGATCTACGGCCGCCTGGACCGGCCGGACACCGCGCGCGACCACGCCGAGCGCGCGCTGGCGCTGTACGGGCGGCTCGGCGACCGCATCGGCCGGGCGTACACCCACGCGTGCCTGTCCGGGGTGTTCGAGCGAGCGGGCCGCTACCGCGACGCGCTCGCCTACGCCGAGCGGGCGCTGACCCTCTTCACCGAGGCGGGCGCCCGGGGCCCGCGGGCCAGGGCGCTCGCCACGATCGGCTGGATGCACGCCAGGCTCGGCGACCATCGCACAGCCCTCGACTACTGCGAGCGGGGCCTGGCGGAGCAGGAGGAGGCCGGGGACCGCCGCGGCCAGGCGAACACGTGGGACAGCCTGGGCTACATCCACCACCATCTCGGCGACCACCGGCGGGCCGTCGCCTGCTTCACCCGCGCCCTGGACCTGCTCGGCGAGGACGGCGACCGGTTGACCGCCGCCGAAACGCTGCTGCACCTCGGCGACGCCCATCGTGCGCTCGGTGAGGACGGCGAGGCCGCCCGCAGCTGGCGGAGGGCGCTGGACGTCTTGGAGGACTTCGGCCATCCGGACGCCGATGCGGCCAGAGAGCGACTGGCGTCGCTGCCGTCCTCGTCCACGGGGTGAAGGCGGCGGGCCGACGAGGCGTCCGGACGCGCTGCCCACCGATCAGGACGCGTGGCGGCGTTCCCCCGCCCGGCCGACGGAGCGGTTTCTACGGTGAGGGTTCGATCAACGCCCGTCATGTTAGGAAAGCGATGAGGAAACGTACGCTCGTCACCGCCGCCACGGTCGCCATTCCGCTCACGATCGCCCTCGCACCCGCCGCCGGTGCCTCGCAGACCGCGCTGCCGACGTACGAGGCGTACCACGGGGCGAGCTCGAAGTGGCACTCGGCCACGTTCGACAAGCTCGTCAAGAAGGGGTACCGCCTGACGTCGATCTCGGTGGACGACGCGGCGGACCCGAAGTACACGGCGGTGTGGGTCAAGGCGTCCGGCCCGGCCTGGGTGTCGTACACCCAGATGTCCCCCGCCCAGTATCAGAAGATCTTCACGCAGTACACCGCCAAGGGGTACCAGCCGACCATGGTGAGCGCCACGGGGTCGGGGAACGACGCGGTCTTCGCGGCGATCTTCCAGAAGATCGGGGGGCGGTTCCAGGCCAGGCACGGCATGAGCGAGAAGGACTTCATGGCGGCCCACGCCCGTTTCACGCGGCAGGGCTACACGCTGTCGTCCGTCAACGCCTACGGCACGGCCGAGATGCCGCTGTACGCGGCCGTGTGGTCGACCGGGGAGTCCACCCAGGTGAGCGTGGGTCTCACGCCGGCCCAGCACGGCAAGGAGTTCGAAGCGCGCAAGAAGCGGGGCCAGCGTCCGCGGATGGTCACCGTCGCGCCCGACAACACCTACACCACCATCTGGGGGCCGCGGAAGCAGGGCGAGCCGTGGATGGAGTACATCAACATGTCGGCCTCCGACTACCAGTCCAAGCACGACCAGCTGAAGGCCAAGGGTTTCCGCCCCATGGTGGTGGACGTGGAGAACGGCCGCTACGCCGCCGTCTGGACGACGAAGTAGCGGACGGATCAGCAGGGGGAGATCACGCTGTCCCGGTCGGCGCGGAGGCGCCGTCCCGGGACGGCGGGGACGCCGCCCGGCCGGGGCGCTGCGGCACGACGCCGCTCCGGCCGGGCGGCGTCTTCGCGTTCCCGGTCCGCGTCCCTGCGCACGGTGGCGTATCGCGGGGTGCGCGTCTTCACCGACCGCACGCCCGGCATCCGGCCGAGGCCGGGTGAGACCGCCGGAGGGGTGGACACCGGCGGCGGCCGCGAGGCGGTGCACCGCGTCGGCGGCTCCCCGCGGACGCTCCGCCCGGCCTCAGCCGGTTTCGGTCAGAACATTTCAAGTTTTACCGTCAGTTCTTACTGAAAGTCGGTAACCTCCCAGGGGCATGGCTGAGGGGGCGAAGACGGGGGTATGCGCCACGGACGCGCCCGGCGCCCGGCTCCCCATCCGGGTGGGGGCGGCGGAGCGCGAGCTCATCCGGGCGATCGAGCGTTACACGGTCTGGCTACGCGCTGCGATCATCATGCCGTGCAGCCTGTTCGGGCTCCTCGCCGCTCCCGCGGGGAACCGGCCCGCGACGGGTCTGCTCGTAACCGTGGCGCTCGGGTGGTGCCTGCTCCGCCTCTCCCTTCTCGGCGACCGGGAGGCGCGATGGCCGACGCTGGTCGCGGCGGACGTCAGCGCCCTGGCCGTCCTCGGGCTCGGCCAGGTGGCCGCCGGTGCCCAGAACGCCTCCGGCTGGATCTTCGCGGCGGTCTCCATCACCTGCGTCACCTATCCGTACGAGTGGCCCACCAGGCCGATGGTGGGCGTCGGCCTGCCCCTGTTCGGGCTGGCCGCGTACGTGCTGGGCTTCACCCTG
It contains:
- a CDS encoding RNA polymerase sigma factor, with the translated sequence MSLRARIRDGDEAAFEALFDEMARPVYSHALWLTGSWSTAEDVVSLTFLEAWRLRHRIDADGGSLRPWVLGIATNVARNVRRASRRYENALARMPRGEAAPDFTEEVVDRVEAAERLDAIRKVFGSLRRTEREVFALCVWAGLDHAEAAQALGVAPGTVRSRLSRARKRLEKLVAERQRSAGRRQVMGDRGTAVQPVREEC
- a CDS encoding GlxA family transcriptional regulator, encoding MQSRGGAAIPGPAEVFIVVTDGVRSLDVAGPMDVFEGATRVTAGGYRVRLASFGGEDVRTSCGVRLGVDVDLADIRHRFDTLLLIGGSGAAPGGPHRELDRIGRIRRLAALARRVASIDAGSFFRKRTSPPDGRIAEPAGPRRVITVVPHAIRGGDRVRTSEGIVSAVDLALTFVADDHGEEVAHRVAKWLVRRLDGRPDSVARLPRLPRDPALRSLLDEIVNRPGGDFTVSAMADRLSLSVRHFSRRFTSEVGMSPGRFVERARVEAARAAIEEGREPLDVIARRHGFGTSETMRRSFLRLLGMPPSAYRVRDEAPLMVDKPVRT
- a CDS encoding TIGR03557 family F420-dependent LLM class oxidoreductase; this encodes MVRIGYTLMTEQTPARQLVDCAAAAEQAGFDYAVISDHYFPWLEEMGHSPYAWSVLGAVANATRRLPLMTYVTCPIMRYHPAVVAQKAATVGVLSQGRFTLGLGAGENLNEHVIGEGWPPVDTRHRMFAEAIEIIKRLFSGDYVTFHGEFFTVDSAKLYDLPDERIAIGIAASGGRSAALAAEHGDALIVNEPMPDVVARFNAGGERGRPVYGQLPLAYDTDPDRARQRAHRLWRWAAVGGWKVMAELPGPVNFAAAATTVRPEDVARSVPCGDDVEAVVRAVREFADAGHTHVALVQIGADHQQPFLDWAEKELLPALREL
- a CDS encoding AfsR/SARP family transcriptional regulator; translated protein: MSEVRFGILGPLEVRVDGRPVRLHGPRQERVLAALLLDAGQVTSIDRLVDIVWDTPPASARRQIQDLVARLRRTLVAAGAPDDVIVTHRGGYLLRPPALDYTEFEETVAAARGAVSVDDAAAVELFRRALRLWRGEPLAGLNCPALDGAAAALHERRLAVVEECVEVELSLGRHHELVAELVALVERHPLRETLVALLMRALAAAGRPADASETYRRLRERIAEELGIDPDPRLRRLHEQILRTAADADAPGPASDTAPLAPTTPLPMDVYGFAGRERELAWLDGLPALAGRQPTAVIVAVVSGGAGVGKTTLAVHWAHRVRDRFPDGCLYVDLRGFGPHGAAVTPGAAVRGFLAALGVPPGRFPPTVDAQIALYRSMLAGRRVLLVLDNARDAEQVRPLLPGSPGCVVVVTSRSRLPGLVAGEGARPLPLDLPSVAEAREMLARRLGAARVDAEPEATEKIIDGCGRLPLALAVAAARAAVRPDFPLASVAEEVRDARLDALDTGDPATQVRAVFSWSYRTLSAEAARLFRLLGALRGPAIGLAAVTSLAGLPKSTTRRLLAELTDANLVTEPTPGRYTLHDLMRVYADELGRECDPPREREAALRRLFDHYLNTAAENSLRLDPHSSTAVHRLPGGEAGPAVPSGADDAAAWFRAEHAALIAAVEHAAASGFDDHAWRLARTLITYLDQRGHWHDMVTVLTLAVEATRRMGDDRGLADAHRSLSWIYGRLDRPDTARDHAERALALYGRLGDRIGRAYTHACLSGVFERAGRYRDALAYAERALTLFTEAGARGPRARALATIGWMHARLGDHRTALDYCERGLAEQEEAGDRRGQANTWDSLGYIHHHLGDHRRAVACFTRALDLLGEDGDRLTAAETLLHLGDAHRALGEDGEAARSWRRALDVLEDFGHPDADAARERLASLPSSSTG